A stretch of the Vigna radiata var. radiata cultivar VC1973A chromosome 9, Vradiata_ver6, whole genome shotgun sequence genome encodes the following:
- the LOC106774130 gene encoding N-terminal acetyltransferase A complex auxiliary subunit NAA15 — protein sequence MGASLPNKEANLFKLIVKSYETKQYKKGLKAADTILKKFPDHGETLSMKGLTLNCMDRKSEAYELVRQGLKNDLKSHVCWHVYGLLYRSDREYREAIKCYRNALKIDPDNIEILRDLSLLQAQMRDLSGFVETRQQLLTLKPNHRMNWIGFSVAHHLNSNASKAVEILEAYEGTLEEDYPPENERCEHGEMLLYKISLLEECGFLERALEELHKKEFKIVDKLAYKEQEVSLLVKLGHLQEGEALYQALLSMNPDNYRYYEGLQKCVGLYLEDGQYSPDQIDQLDSLYKTLVQQYKWSSAVKRIPLDFLQGDKFREAADNYIRPLLTKGVPSLFSDLSSLYNHPGKADILEQLILELEQSIRMTGQYPGGTNKEPPSTLMWTLFLLAQHYDRRGQFEIALSKIDEAIEHTPTVIDLYSVKSRILKHAGDLVAAAAFADEARCMDLADRYVNSECVKRMLQADQVSLAEKTAVLFTKDGDQHNNLHDMQCMWYELASGESYFRQGDLGRALKKFLAVEKHYADITEDQFDFHSYCLRKMTLRSYVEMLKFQDQLHSHSYFHKAAAGAIRCYIKLHDSPPKSTAEEDDDMAKLLPSQKKKMRQKQRKAEARAKKEAEEKNEELSASGISKSGKRHVKPVDPDPNGEKLLKVEDPLSEATKYLKLLQKNSPDSLETHLLSFELYTRKQKTLLAFQAVKQLLRLDPEHPDSHRCLIKFFHKVGSMNAPVTDSEKLIWSVLEAERPNISQVHEKSLFEANNSVLDKHKDSLMHRAAFVEILHILDSNRKSEAVKFIEETTNNTVPRNGALGPIREWKLKDCIAVHNLLETVLADQDAALRWKVRCADYFPYSTYFEGKHSSASPNSAFNQLRKNAENESVNHITSNGKLEAFKDLTI from the exons ATGGGCGCTTCTCTGCCGAACAAGGAGGCCAACCTCTTCAAGCTCATCGTC AAATCGTATGAAACCAAACAGTATAAAAAGGGCCTCAAAGCTGCTGATaccattttgaaaaaatttccaGACCATGGAG AAACTTTATCGATGAAGGGTTTGACACTAAATTGCATGGATCGTAAGTCTGAAGCATATGAACTTGTTCGTCAAGGATTAAAG AATGACCTTAAAAGTCATGTTTGCTGGCATGTTTATGGTCTCCTTTATCGATCAGACAGAGAATACAGGGAAGCGATCAAGTGCTATCGAAATGCACTGAAAATAGATCCTGACAATATTGAAATTCTTCGTGACCTATCACTCCTACAG GCACAAATGCGAGATTTATCAGGCTTTGTTGAGACAAGACAACAACTTTTGACTTTGAAGCCAAATCATCGCATGAATTGGATTGGATTTTCCGTAGCCCATCATTTGAACTCTAA TGCATCCAAAGCAGTTGAAATTTTGGAAGCGTATGAAGGGACTTTGGAAGAGGATTATCCTCCAGAAAATGAACGGTGTGAGCATGGGGAAATGCTTTTGTACAAG ATCTCGTTGTTAGAGGAATGTGGGTTTCTCGAGAGAGCTCTTGAGGAGTTGcacaaaaaagaatttaaaatt GTTGATAAGCTTGCATACAAAGAACAGGAGGTGTCACTTTTAGTAAAACTTGGTCACTTACAAGAAGGCGAAGCTTTGTACCAGGCATTACTTTCCATGAATCCTGATAATTATAG ATACTATGAAGGACTTCAAAAGTGTGTTGGACTTTATTTAGAAGATGGACAGTACTCGCCTGATCAAATAGACCAGTTAGATTCCTTGTACAAAACACTTGTACAACAATACAAGTGGTCTTCTGCTGTTAAG AGAATACCGCTAGATTTTCTACAAGGTGACAAATTTCGAGAAGCAGCAGACAATTATATTAGGCCTCTCTTAACCAAG GGCGTTCCCTCTCTGTTCTCTGATCTATCCTCTTTGTACAATCACCCTGGGAAG GCAGACATTTTGGAACAACTTATTCTTGAGTTAGAGCAGTCAATTAGGATGACAGGCCAATATCCCGGAGg GACGAACAAAGAACCCCCTTCAACTCTTATGTGGACTTTGTTTTTATTGGCTCAG CATTATGACAGGCGGGGTCAATTTGAAATTGCTCTTTCTAAAATTGATGAAGCTATAGAACATACACCCACAGTCATTGATCTATATTCTGTCAAG AGTCGGATACTGAAGCATGCTGGTGATTTGGTTGCTGCTGCTGCATTTGCAGATGAAGCTAGGTGTATGGATCTTGCTGATCGTTATGTTAATAGTGAGTGTGTTAAACGGATGCTGCAGGCTGATCAG GTGTCTTTGGCTGAAAAAACTGCTGTATTGTTCACAAAGGATGGGGATCAACACAATAACCTTCATGACATGCAGTGCATGTG GTATGAGCTTGCATCGGGCGAAAGCTATTTCCGCCAGGGTGATCTTGGACGGGCACTCAAAAAATTTTTAGCCGTGGAGAAGCATTATGCTGATATCACGGAGGAccaatttgattttcattcttaCTGCTTGCGGAAAATGACATTGCGATCTTACGTGGAAATGCTTAAATTTCAAGACCAATTGCACTCACATTCATATTTTCACAAAGCAGCCGCTGGGGCTATCAG ATGCTATATTAAGTTGCATGATTCTCCCCCAAAGTCTACAGCAGAGGAAGATGATGATATGGCGAAGTTACTTCCTtctcagaagaagaaaatgaggcAAAAGCAGAGAAAGGCAGAAGCAAGAGCCAAAAAA GAGGcagaagaaaagaatgaagagtTGAGTGCAAGTGGGATATCGAAGTCTGGGAAGCGGCATGTAAAACCTGTTGATCCTGATCCAAACGGGGAGAAGTTGTTAAAG GTTGAAGATCCACTGTCAGAAGCTACTAAATACTTGAAGTTGCTGCAGAAGAATTCCCCTGATTCATTGGAGACACACTTACTCTCTTTTGAATTGTATACAAGGAAGCAAAAGACTTTGCTTGCCTTTCAG GCTGTGAAGCAGTTACTGAGATTGGACCCTGAACACCCTGATTCTCATCGTTGCCTG ATTAAATTCTTCCATAAAGTGGGATCCATGAATGCTCCTGTGACTGACAGTGAGAAACTGATTTGGAGTGTCTTAGAGGCTGAGCGACCAAATATTAG CCAGGTGCATGAGAAATCCCTGTTTGAGGCAAACAACTCTGTCCTTGACAAACATAAAG ATTCTTTGATGCATAGAGCAGCTTTTGTAGAAATCTTGCACATTTTGGATTCAAACAGAAAATCCGAGGCTGTTAAGTTCATtgaagaaacaacaaataacaCTGTGCCCAG AAATGGTGCACTTGGACCAATCAGGGAATGGAAACTTAAAGACTGTATTGCAGTTCACAATCTTCTAGAAACAGTTCTTGCTGATCAGGATGCTGCATTGA GATGGAAGGTGCGATGTGCGGATTACTTTCCATATTCTACGTACTTTGAGGGAAAGCACAGCTCTGCCTCTCCCAACTCGGCCTTCAACCAGTTACGTAAGAACGCTGAAAATGAGAGTGTTAACCACATCACATCAAACGGGAAACTAGAGGCATTTAAAGATCTTACTATCTGA